Proteins from a single region of Mesotoga sp. BH458_6_3_2_1:
- the msrA gene encoding peptide-methionine (S)-S-oxide reductase MsrA has product MKRIVSIMFLLALIGVFTMASTEIPAVDANLPENLETATFGLGCFWGSEAVFGGISGVYRTSVGYAGGSKVNPSYYSLGDHTEVVQIQFDSSVISYEGLLEIFWLSHNPYVNYKVQYMSLILYHSEQQKETAEMFVDSKENETGRKAATEVSRITEFYRAEDYHLKFYLQKDKEILNDLLRYYEDIFALNDSTVAARLNSLLAGKGDRDLMKNEYESYGLQDRALEKVRKMLY; this is encoded by the coding sequence ATGAAAAGGATTGTCTCAATAATGTTTTTACTCGCATTGATAGGAGTGTTTACTATGGCCAGTACAGAAATACCAGCAGTTGATGCTAATTTGCCAGAAAATCTAGAAACCGCGACCTTCGGATTGGGTTGTTTCTGGGGTTCTGAAGCGGTATTTGGAGGGATAAGCGGAGTATACAGGACCAGCGTTGGATACGCAGGAGGCAGTAAGGTTAATCCAAGCTATTATTCTCTTGGAGACCACACCGAGGTAGTTCAGATACAGTTTGATTCTTCAGTAATCTCCTATGAAGGACTCTTGGAGATTTTTTGGCTTTCTCACAACCCTTATGTGAATTACAAGGTTCAATACATGTCTCTAATTCTCTATCACAGTGAGCAACAGAAAGAGACCGCCGAAATGTTCGTTGATTCGAAGGAGAATGAAACAGGCAGGAAGGCGGCCACAGAAGTCTCGCGAATTACCGAATTCTACAGAGCCGAGGATTACCATCTCAAGTTCTACCTCCAGAAAGATAAGGAGATTCTCAACGATCTTCTAAGATATTACGAAGACATCTTTGCTTTGAACGATTCAACTGTGGCGGCTAGATTAAACTCTCTCCTGGCTGGCAAGGGAGACCGCGATCTTATGAAAAACGAGTATGAAAGCTACGGCCTCCAGGATAGAGCTCTCGAAAAGGTGAGAAAGATGCTCTATTAG
- a CDS encoding glycoside hydrolase family 10 protein, with protein sequence MSGFRPEVWVPSKELESRESLSRMIERLDGINAVRAYIQVVNRADSYYSSNILPPAEELVQDFDALQMTIEKACEREFRISAWMNVNLVWGFGKQKPFSESHILNRRPEWITADESGNSMLKYPSSNLEEVFGPYIDPGIPDVREFTAHIASEISNYDVEEVHLDFIRYPFKSFGYNPLALAEYRKWLNKEELIESKKSFDRFRICSITRQVSMISEVVRAKGKKVSCAVYDDYSERAVSERLQPWLEWLESGLIDSAVVMAYGNEPDEVISRVEKIRSLHGSLKDIRIGLGAFNYAGRWDEFVELIKRVQKLRPDEITLFSLGSVDEELRKKLRAL encoded by the coding sequence ATGAGCGGATTCAGACCGGAAGTGTGGGTTCCCAGCAAGGAACTTGAATCTCGGGAATCTTTGAGCCGAATGATCGAAAGGCTCGACGGGATTAATGCAGTTAGGGCTTACATACAGGTTGTTAACCGTGCCGATTCTTACTACTCCTCGAATATTCTCCCTCCCGCCGAAGAATTAGTTCAAGACTTCGATGCACTTCAGATGACCATAGAAAAGGCTTGCGAAAGGGAGTTCAGGATTTCGGCATGGATGAATGTAAACCTTGTTTGGGGTTTTGGAAAGCAAAAGCCCTTTTCGGAAAGCCATATCTTGAACAGGCGACCGGAATGGATCACAGCAGATGAGAGCGGCAATTCTATGCTTAAGTATCCATCTAGCAATCTAGAAGAAGTTTTCGGGCCGTACATAGATCCCGGTATCCCAGACGTTAGAGAATTCACCGCCCATATTGCTTCGGAAATCTCAAATTACGATGTGGAAGAGGTTCATCTTGACTTCATAAGGTACCCGTTCAAAAGCTTCGGCTACAACCCGCTTGCTCTGGCTGAATACAGAAAGTGGCTCAACAAAGAAGAGCTTATCGAAAGCAAGAAGAGCTTCGATCGCTTCAGAATCTGTTCCATAACGAGACAGGTCTCGATGATCTCTGAAGTCGTCAGAGCCAAAGGGAAAAAGGTATCGTGCGCTGTCTACGATGATTATTCGGAAAGAGCTGTAAGTGAGCGTCTACAGCCCTGGCTAGAGTGGCTAGAGAGCGGGTTGATAGATTCGGCTGTCGTTATGGCATACGGAAATGAACCGGATGAAGTGATCTCTAGGGTGGAGAAGATCCGTAGTCTTCATGGATCGCTGAAGGATATTAGAATTGGACTTGGAGCATTCAACTACGCAGGTCGATGGGACGAGTTCGTTGAACTGATCAAGAGGGTTCAGAAGCTAAGACCGGACGAGATCACGCTTTTCTCCCTTGGCTCAGTTGATGAAGAACTCCGCAAAAAGTTAAGGGCACTGTAG
- the pncA gene encoding bifunctional nicotinamidase/pyrazinamidase, with amino-acid sequence MRKALLVVDVQNDFYETGALPVSNASEINEVINRAMKDPVYKVIVAGQDWHPSNHMSFAVNHGKEPFTPFDNGKGIGPVLWPVHCQQGSLGAEFHQDIESWRFDYIVRKGTHRHVDSYSIFKENDGTQLGTDGLLKTLGIEELDICGLALDYCLKYTVHDALLAGFKINVIINGTKGVEANQGDVQRTIEEFRSAGVELIER; translated from the coding sequence ATGCGTAAGGCACTGCTAGTCGTAGATGTTCAAAACGACTTCTATGAAACCGGTGCACTGCCCGTAAGCAATGCGAGCGAGATCAACGAAGTGATAAACAGAGCAATGAAAGACCCCGTGTACAAGGTGATAGTTGCAGGCCAGGACTGGCATCCGTCGAATCACATGAGCTTTGCGGTCAACCATGGAAAAGAACCCTTCACACCGTTTGACAACGGGAAAGGGATCGGCCCCGTTTTGTGGCCTGTTCACTGTCAGCAGGGAAGTCTTGGAGCGGAGTTTCATCAAGACATAGAGAGTTGGCGCTTCGACTATATAGTAAGAAAGGGAACTCACCGACATGTCGACAGCTACTCGATCTTCAAGGAGAACGATGGAACACAACTTGGAACCGACGGACTTCTCAAGACGCTTGGAATCGAGGAACTGGACATTTGCGGGCTTGCTCTTGACTACTGCCTAAAATATACCGTTCACGATGCGCTCCTGGCAGGCTTCAAGATAAATGTAATAATAAACGGAACAAAAGGGGTTGAGGCTAACCAGGGCGATGTTCAGAGAACTATTGAGGAGTTCAGAAGCGCGGGAGTGGAACTGATTGAGAGATGA
- a CDS encoding DUF4438 domain-containing protein — MKTNKAFVVKISVSGEVAHPLRRSPFRLEVDGTPRLFPGTGGITYNFALGDSAFKMVGDHVEPDVSTKNSEADKNSAYVGYSCIGNSATLISGDAKGEKGIVIGKHGGINHVLIHFKEDIKKRMAIGDKIQVVGFGQGLVLEDYPSIRVYNIDPELLDRIPVGEGDGKIHFPVRAIVPGYLMGSGSGSGDPSGGDYDIITNDRALIKKVGLDRLRIGDFVALENHNDSFGLGGYMEGSVTIGVVVHGDCIITGHGPGVTVVMADGKGIIIPEISEKSNVIDFI; from the coding sequence AAAGCTTTTGTAGTGAAGATCTCTGTCTCTGGTGAAGTTGCACATCCACTAAGGAGAAGCCCTTTCAGACTTGAAGTCGATGGGACTCCAAGACTCTTCCCGGGAACGGGAGGCATTACCTATAACTTTGCTCTTGGAGACAGCGCGTTCAAGATGGTTGGCGACCATGTTGAGCCAGATGTCTCGACAAAGAACTCCGAAGCTGACAAGAACTCAGCATATGTCGGTTATTCCTGCATCGGAAATTCGGCCACTTTGATCAGCGGAGATGCAAAGGGAGAGAAGGGAATAGTCATAGGCAAGCATGGAGGTATAAATCATGTCTTGATCCACTTCAAAGAAGACATAAAGAAGAGGATGGCGATCGGAGACAAGATACAGGTTGTAGGATTCGGACAGGGATTGGTGCTAGAGGACTATCCCTCGATAAGGGTTTACAATATCGATCCAGAACTTCTCGATAGAATTCCCGTTGGAGAAGGAGATGGAAAGATCCACTTCCCAGTAAGGGCAATAGTGCCCGGTTATCTCATGGGTTCCGGCTCAGGATCGGGAGATCCTTCCGGTGGCGACTACGACATTATCACAAATGACAGAGCACTCATTAAGAAAGTTGGTCTCGACAGACTGAGAATTGGAGACTTCGTGGCCCTCGAAAATCACAATGACTCTTTTGGCCTCGGAGGATATATGGAAGGCTCAGTTACTATCGGAGTTGTAGTGCACGGAGACTGTATAATAACTGGTCACGGCCCTGGCGTAACTGTAGTAATGGCAGATGGTAAGGGAATAATAATCCCGGAGATAAGCGAAAAATCAAACGTAATCGACTTCATCTGA